One genomic region from Rhizobium rosettiformans encodes:
- a CDS encoding IS66 family transposase produces MTKRRLPMVEHADTLSLKALRELVTGLVERADRADARIEKLEAENQRLRDENDQLRLENTRLKIDNQLLRDEIARLKNLPPRPPFRPSGMEKATGDKPLSGKDPAPRPRGPKNDTKRVTREEVLPASVPPGSRFKGYKDCFVRDLVLKVEVVRYRRECWVTPEGDTITAQLPAGIRGGFGPNLRRFCLMLHAHGQVTTQRMTTLLNDVGVEISKRQVVRFLTERLDGFHAEDAAVLHAGLVSAPYVTVDDTGARHANRNFHTTHIGGEHFTAFRTASSKSRLNFLALLRGNYQDYVLNDAAFALLEDRQVDPALAARLNTHKPLRFANQVPFLQHLAEHGIDIFDTETLRPFAEAGIWGAIRHHGLVGNAVIVSDDAGQFRVGTHALCWVHAERLLQKLMPATPCQVKHVETLRELIWHFYRALKAYRRRPDPAMAKGLRARFDRIFSIRTGYSDLDKLLFRLRRRKPELLMVLERPEIPLHTNASERDLRGFVIKRKISGGTVSRNGRQARDSMLGLSKTCQKLGLSFWHYLGDRLAIGTSLPAIPPLATIIVARS; encoded by the coding sequence ATGACGAAGCGCCGCCTGCCCATGGTCGAGCATGCCGACACGCTGTCGCTGAAGGCGCTGCGAGAGCTCGTGACCGGCCTGGTGGAGCGTGCTGATCGGGCAGACGCCCGGATTGAGAAGCTCGAAGCTGAAAACCAGAGGCTTCGCGATGAGAACGATCAGCTCAGGCTGGAAAACACCCGGCTTAAGATCGACAACCAGCTTCTGCGCGACGAGATTGCGCGCCTGAAAAATCTGCCGCCCCGCCCACCCTTCAGACCGTCGGGCATGGAGAAAGCGACGGGTGACAAGCCGCTCTCGGGCAAGGATCCGGCGCCCCGGCCGCGAGGGCCGAAGAACGACACGAAGCGGGTGACGCGTGAAGAGGTGCTGCCTGCCAGTGTACCGCCCGGATCGCGATTCAAGGGCTACAAGGACTGCTTCGTCCGGGATCTGGTGCTCAAGGTCGAGGTGGTTCGTTACCGGCGGGAGTGCTGGGTGACGCCAGAGGGGGACACCATCACAGCACAGCTGCCTGCGGGGATAAGGGGTGGCTTTGGACCCAATCTGCGACGGTTCTGTCTGATGCTGCATGCGCATGGGCAGGTCACGACGCAGCGAATGACGACGTTGCTCAACGACGTCGGTGTCGAGATCTCCAAACGCCAGGTGGTGCGGTTCCTGACAGAGAGGCTGGATGGTTTCCACGCCGAGGATGCCGCCGTGCTGCATGCCGGCCTTGTGTCTGCGCCTTACGTGACCGTCGACGACACCGGTGCCCGTCACGCCAACCGCAATTTCCATACGACGCATATTGGCGGCGAGCATTTCACAGCCTTTCGCACGGCGTCCTCGAAGTCGCGACTGAACTTCCTCGCCCTCTTGCGCGGCAACTACCAGGACTATGTTCTCAACGACGCCGCTTTCGCGCTGCTGGAAGACCGGCAGGTCGACCCTGCCCTTGCTGCCCGGTTGAACACCCATAAACCGCTGAGGTTTGCCAATCAGGTGCCCTTCCTCCAGCATCTCGCCGAACATGGCATCGACATCTTCGACACGGAGACGCTTCGGCCGTTCGCTGAGGCCGGCATATGGGGCGCCATCCGCCATCATGGCCTGGTTGGAAACGCGGTGATCGTCTCCGATGATGCCGGGCAGTTTCGGGTTGGTACCCACGCGCTGTGTTGGGTGCATGCGGAACGGCTGCTGCAAAAGCTGATGCCGGCCACGCCCTGCCAGGTGAAGCACGTCGAGACCCTGCGCGAGCTCATCTGGCACTTCTACAGGGCTCTCAAAGCCTATCGACGAAGGCCTGACCCAGCTATGGCCAAGGGCCTGCGGGCTCGCTTCGACCGGATATTCTCGATCCGCACCGGCTACAGCGATCTCGACAAACTGCTGTTTCGGCTGAGGCGTCGCAAGCCGGAGCTGCTCATGGTTCTTGAGCGGCCGGAGATCCCGCTTCATACCAATGCGTCGGAGCGCGATCTGCGTGGCTTTGTCATCAAGCGGAAGATTTCCGGAGGCACGGTCAGCAGAAACGGCCGCCAGGCGCGCGACAGCATGCTGGGCCTTTCGAAGACCTGCCAGAAGCTCGGCCTGTCGTTCTGGCACTATCTGGGCGATCGGCTGGCGATCGGCACATCGCTCCCAGCCATTCCTCCACTGGCCACCATAATCGTTGCCCGGTCCTGA
- a CDS encoding type II toxin-antitoxin system Phd/YefM family antitoxin → MSTTVKISEAKAHLSELLARVEAGEDVIIARGNDPIVRLSRIRKETDRQILLEEVRAARSKMHPVTHEEIMTWRDEGRR, encoded by the coding sequence ATGAGCACCACCGTCAAGATTTCAGAAGCCAAGGCGCATCTGTCGGAGTTGTTGGCCCGTGTCGAGGCCGGCGAAGACGTGATTATCGCGCGGGGCAACGATCCGATTGTGCGGCTCTCGCGCATTCGCAAGGAGACCGATCGGCAGATTCTGCTCGAAGAGGTCCGAGCCGCGCGCAGCAAGATGCATCCGGTGACGCATGAGGAGATCATGACGTGGCGCGACGAGGGGCGCCGGTGA
- a CDS encoding type II toxin-antitoxin system VapC family toxin — MTDFVIDASMAIAWLIPEEFTDSADSVIATISDACIAPSLFWFEVRNILAMSERRGRLGTGGALISMERLRRLPIDDAGIGSDSAILLLASSHVISAYDAAYLSLTLNRNLPLATLDRKLANAARKEGLTVLGPFAHGD; from the coding sequence GTGACGGATTTTGTGATCGATGCCTCGATGGCAATCGCCTGGTTGATTCCAGAAGAATTCACAGATTCCGCCGACTCGGTGATCGCGACAATATCGGATGCCTGCATCGCCCCGTCTCTGTTCTGGTTCGAGGTTCGCAACATCCTTGCTATGTCCGAACGCCGAGGCCGACTCGGAACGGGTGGAGCATTGATCTCCATGGAACGGCTGCGCAGATTGCCGATTGACGATGCCGGGATTGGCAGCGACAGCGCGATCCTGCTCTTGGCCTCAAGCCATGTCATCAGCGCCTACGACGCAGCCTATCTCTCCCTAACACTCAACAGGAATTTGCCTTTGGCAACCCTGGACCGGAAGCTCGCCAATGCGGCTCGCAAGGAAGGTCTGACCGTCCTTGGGCCATTTGCGCATGGGGACTGA
- a CDS encoding recombinase family protein, which translates to MARIGYARVSTTDQDLDIQNERLKAAGCEIIRSETGSGASRKGRSELETIMQFLHAGDELVVLRLDRLGRSTRDVLNLVHELDEKGASLRILEPEVTTTGSMGRMVITILGMVADMELKFIKDRQRAGIDAAKADGIYTGRKKNVDDAEIRRQIAAGATKAAVARELNISRMTVYRALKGQGSESAST; encoded by the coding sequence ATGGCCCGCATCGGATACGCTCGCGTCAGCACCACAGATCAGGACCTCGATATTCAGAACGAGCGTCTGAAGGCCGCAGGTTGCGAAATCATCCGCTCGGAAACCGGATCAGGGGCGTCCCGAAAGGGGCGCTCCGAGCTGGAGACCATCATGCAGTTTCTGCATGCGGGCGACGAGCTGGTGGTTCTGCGACTTGATCGGCTCGGCCGTTCCACACGCGACGTTCTCAATCTCGTTCATGAGCTTGACGAAAAGGGCGCGTCACTTCGCATTCTTGAGCCCGAAGTTACGACGACCGGAAGTATGGGCCGAATGGTCATCACCATCCTCGGCATGGTCGCGGACATGGAACTCAAGTTCATCAAAGACAGGCAACGAGCCGGCATCGACGCGGCAAAAGCAGACGGCATCTATACGGGTAGGAAAAAGAATGTCGATGACGCGGAAATCCGCAGGCAAATCGCGGCTGGCGCAACGAAAGCCGCCGTTGCGCGTGAGCTGAACATTTCCAGGATGACTGTCTACCGCGCCTTGAAAGGTCAAGGTTCGGAGTCAGCTTCTACGTGA
- a CDS encoding SRPBCC family protein, with protein sequence MTVEPFRHSILVHARQDEVFRYFIEPEAIVAWMGDEASVDPQPGGIFLLRFDDKIVEGRYVEVTPPSRLVIGWGRQGSACFPPHASRLEVILATEDTGTRVTIVHHSLPVEEQVRHALGWKHYLSRLKKVAAGHDVEIHSVPSELTQGVDE encoded by the coding sequence GTGACAGTTGAACCCTTTCGCCACTCTATTCTTGTCCATGCAAGGCAGGACGAGGTTTTCCGATACTTCATCGAACCCGAAGCGATCGTCGCGTGGATGGGAGATGAGGCATCGGTCGATCCGCAGCCAGGCGGCATTTTCCTGCTAAGGTTTGACGACAAGATTGTCGAAGGCCGATATGTTGAAGTCACTCCTCCCAGCCGGCTCGTCATCGGATGGGGCCGGCAAGGATCGGCATGCTTTCCTCCGCATGCAAGCAGGCTGGAAGTCATTCTCGCAACAGAAGATACCGGCACGCGCGTAACCATTGTTCATCACAGCTTACCTGTTGAGGAACAGGTGCGCCATGCCTTGGGCTGGAAACATTACCTCTCCCGTCTCAAGAAGGTTGCAGCAGGACATGATGTAGAAATCCACAGCGTGCCTTCCGAGTTGACGCAGGGCGTAGACGAATAG
- a CDS encoding ArsR/SmtB family transcription factor, which produces MDATLVINALAEPRRREILRMVRNAACSANELRDALDITQQAVSQHLHILESAGLVRADRPGRGRRYTLAADGIDALDRFLSELWPDGLQRLKSVLEAKRDS; this is translated from the coding sequence ATGGACGCCACTCTCGTCATAAACGCTCTTGCTGAGCCGCGCCGTCGCGAAATCTTGCGCATGGTGCGCAATGCCGCTTGCTCCGCAAACGAGCTTCGGGATGCCCTCGACATTACGCAACAGGCCGTGTCTCAACATCTTCACATTCTTGAATCGGCTGGCCTGGTCAGGGCGGATCGTCCCGGCCGTGGCCGGCGATATACGCTGGCGGCTGATGGTATCGATGCTCTCGACAGGTTCCTGAGCGAGCTTTGGCCAGACGGGTTGCAAAGGCTGAAATCCGTCTTGGAGGCCAAGCGTGACAGTTGA